A window of the Lolium perenne isolate Kyuss_39 chromosome 7, Kyuss_2.0, whole genome shotgun sequence genome harbors these coding sequences:
- the LOC127317576 gene encoding uncharacterized protein has product MHPPPPADVVAPPAPAAAGGAAAAVNAAERPPGYKWRRVLSWGGLTPVLLCIAVMVSAFALLASMFSPAELAYVVPALTLLMGCVIAQVGQAGAALIVTPPSTIKGYLAGFANLLGLVTLAHLLAIARSCFTGKFCKVEYSFDVIFANAFLLAFIFCISVLRVCAL; this is encoded by the exons AtgcatcctcctcctcctgctgatgtcgtcgctcctccagctccggcagccgctggtggcgccgccgccgctgtcAACGCTGCCGAACGTCCGCCAGGGTACAAGTGGCGGCGCGTGCTGTCCTGGGGCGGTCTCACTCCGGTGCTGCTCTGCATCGCCGTGATGGTTTCTGCCTTCGCCCTCCTCGCGTCGATGTTCAGTCCCGCCGAGTTAGCCTATGTA GTACCGGCCCTGACACTGCTCATGGGCTGCGTCATAGCGCAGGTgggccaggccggcgcggcgctCATCGTCACGCCGCCGTCCACGATCAAGGGGTACCTCGCCGGCTTCGCCAACCTGCTCGGGCTGGTCACGCTCGCCCACCTCTTAGCCATCGCCAGATCCTGCTTCACCGGCAAGTTTTGCAAAGTGGAGTACAGCTTCGACGTCATCTTCGCCAACGCTTTCCTCTTAGCCTTCATCTTTTGCATATCTGTGCTGCGTGTGTGTGCCCTATAG